One Littorina saxatilis isolate snail1 linkage group LG12, US_GU_Lsax_2.0, whole genome shotgun sequence genomic region harbors:
- the LOC138981438 gene encoding neurotensin receptor type 1-like translates to MERYVAICRPLLATRRRHSRLPAIAVTWLVSIALCVPFIFIASLDEVEYYDDSVELICRTSSKTLMSRVFFLVDFILCLILPLLAITFFYCAIVFKLTPRHCCQSRSKADTFNIHSTNHQDSRAMSRRQVIRMMVAVVAVFYICLLPFRCIAIVTVFGSSEQIQRLGFTGYQMILQTTRLLTFVNSASNPVIYGLMCTKFRKAFTTALPFSCWRREARRPNSSSKLSTYAGVSTRLYQLRSTKRGRLTSTSGQENGEAESIRSGGLVLEGPDEDDKYTSEDVGGQVGRARTDYFGD, encoded by the exons ATGGAGCGTTACGTGGCCATCTGTCGGCCCCTGCTGGCCACTCGCCGTCGCCACAGTCGCCTGCCCGCCATCGCCGTCACCTGGCTCGTGTCCATCGCCCTCTGTGTGCCCTTCATCTTCATCGCCAGTCTTGACGAG GTGGAGTACTACGATGACTCCGTAGAGTTGATTTGCCGCACGTCGAGCAAAACCCTGATGTCTCGCGTGTTCTTCCTGGTGGACTTTATCCTGTGTCTCATCCTGCCGCTTCTTGCCATCACCTTCTTCTACTGCGCCATTGTCTTCAAGCTGACACCCAGGCACTGCTGTCAGAGTCGCAGCAAGGCGGACACGTTCAACATTCACAGCACCA ACCACCAGGACTCGCGCGCCATGAGCAGACGCCAGGTGATACGGAtgatggtggcggtggtggcAGTATTCTACATCTGCCTGTTGCCGTTCCGCTGCATAGCCATCGTCACGGTCTTCGGTAGCTCGGAGCAGATACAGCGCCTGGGTTTCACCGGCTACCAGATGATCCTGCAGACCACCCGCCTTCTCACCTTCGTCAACAGCGCCAGCAACCCCGTCATCTACGGACTGATGTGCACCAAGTTCCGCAAGGCCTTCACCACGGCTCTCCCCTTCAGCTGCTGGCGTCGTGAAGCAAGGAGgcccaacagcagcagcaagctTTCCACGTACGCCGGTGTCTCCACCAGGCTGTACCAGCTGCGCAGCACCAAGAGAGGACGCCTGACGAGCACCTCGGGCCAGGAAAACGGCGAGGCGGAATCTATCAGATCTGGAGGCTTGGTTCTGGAGGGGCCAGATGAGGATGACAAGTACACCAGCGAAGACGTTGGAGGACAAGTTGGTCGCGCTAGGACGGACTACTTTGGGGACTGA